Proteins encoded within one genomic window of Haematobia irritans isolate KBUSLIRL chromosome 5, ASM5000362v1, whole genome shotgun sequence:
- the LOC142239066 gene encoding retinol-binding protein pinta-like, producing the protein MVNVRPLPEDLQEAAAKIGETPTRLVEDLTALKEWITQQPHLKANMDDQFLVAFLRGCKYSLERAKSKIDRFFTMRSKYPELFAPTDVDDPKFRELLRLGLFLYLPTPLHGNGPRISFMRAGVYSTDKYTAEEIMRVAHALQEIQFYEDDYALVNGIVFVGDFEKSTMSHFMQWTPSIMKKMTVYDEEAVPLRPKASHFINTVRGFEPLFNMIKPMLSPKQQSRLFIHGNKIDLLTKEIPLKYLPKEYGGENGSIEEIVVAWEKKIDEYRDYFKRSMDYGTDEKLRLGKAIDFDSLFGIDGSFRKLNVD; encoded by the exons ATGGTCAACGTTAGACCTTTGCCTGAAGACTTACAGGAGGCTGCAGCCAAAATTGGTGAAACACCTACACGACTTGTGGAAGATTTGACAGCTCTCAAAGAATGGATCACACAACAGCCTCATTTGAAGGCAAACATGGATGATCAATTTCTGGTAGCATTTTTGAGAGGTTGCAAATACAGTTTGGAAAGAGCAAAGAGTAAAATTGATCGCTTCTTTACCATGAGAAGTAAATATCCGGAATTGTTTGCTCCCACCGATGTGGATGATCCAAAATTTAGAGAACTTTTGAGATTGGG ACTCTTCCTTTACTTACCTACACCTTTACATGGAAATGGACCACGAATTTCATTTATGCGTGCTGGCGTTTATTCCACCGATAAATACACCGCCGAAGAAATAATGCGAGTTGCACATGCTTtgcaagaaattcaattttacgAGGATGATTATGCCCTAGTAAATGGCATTGTATTCGTTGGAGATTTCGAAAAGTCCACTATGTCTCATTTTATGCAATGGACTCCGTCCATAATGAAGAAAATGACAGTGTATGATGAAGAAGCTGTACCCTTAAGGCCCAAAGCTTCACATTTTATTAATACGGTGAGGGGATTTGAACCGCTCTTTAATATGATCAAACCTATGCTGTCACCCAAGCAACAGAGTAGG cTATTTATTCATGGCAATAAAATAGATTTGCTAACGAaggaaatccccctgaaatattTACCCAAAGAATATGGTGGTGAAAATGGTTCAATAGAGGAAATCGTTGTCGCATGGGAGAAGAAAATCGATGAATATCGAGATTATTTCAAAAGAAGTATGGACTATGGTACCGATGAGAAGCTACGACTCGGAAAAGCTATTGATTTTGATAGTTTATTTGGTATTGATGGTTCATTCCGTAAATTAAATGTCGATTGA